The Terriglobus sp. TAA 43 sequence CCAGAGCTGGGACACCGCGAACAAGAGCAGCGAGCTATGCGACTTCAGTGTCTGCACGACATGGGCAATTGTAGGGAAGAAGCGTTACCTTCTGAATGTACTGAGAAAGCAGCTTAATTATCCAGACCTCAAGAAACTGATTGTCAGCCACATGAAGCAGTGGAACGCAACCCAGGTCATCATCGAAAATCGCGCTTCAGGGATTCAGCTCTGTCAGGATCTCAGGGCAGATGGCATCTTTCAGGTCAAACCCTATGACCCGCCTGCTGGCTCAGACAAAATCATGCGCGTTCATATGCAGACTCCCGAGTTCGAGGCGGGGAATGTGCTTTTGCCGAAGTCGGCTCCATGGCTCGACACGTACGTGAAGGAGCTGCTCAGTTTTCCGGGCGGTAAGTATGACGATCAGGTCGACTCGACCATGCAAGCACTGGACTATGCAAAGAGATTCCATGAGCTCAATACCTGGGCGATGCTGGGGCGAAGCTAAGTCATTTGCAGAAGCCAACTGGCTCATCGTCTAGGACTCGGCATTGGGTGGATGCTTCGTCGATCGTAGGCTGAGGCAACCTAGAGATCTTCGAGTAATTTCGACATCGTCGTATCGAGTCCGCGGGCGATGATCTGCAACGTGATGATACCGGCCTCGCGCTTACCGGTCTCGATGTCGGAGATGTGGCCGCGGTTCAAACCGAGATAGACAGCCATGTCTGTTTGCGTCCAATTCTTGGCGACACGCCGCTCGCGGATTCGCATTCCCAGATCGACGAGAAGGCGGTTCTTTCCAGTGGACACTCTCCCAGAGTGGAGCTAGGATCGAGCTGTTCGTGTCTGGTATGCCAGACATTAGCGACTCGAACCTATGAAAACTGTCTTGAGAACCCTTCTGGTCATCATCCTTACTGTCATAGCGGTTTATGCCTTCTTGATTTGGTACGGCGAGGACAACGACTCAAACACTCACAATGCAAGAGTCAGCGGACATCCCGCAGACGTTGTGACCAGTCACTCCCAAAATGCGAATCAGGTGGTTAAGCCGTATGACCTCGCTCGCAATCCATACATGCTCAACGGCCAACAAGCGGTTCTCACTACCAGAGGTATACCAATGGTCGATCGACTCGGACGCTTTCAGGTAGAGTTCCCATTCAACTCGCTTCGATATTCCAATATGATCGACGAAAATACTGCGATCTACGATGTACTCATTGGAGAGGACACGATCTCCGATTTCGGTGGCCAGATTGCGGTTCACCTAGCAACGGATTCTCCGAAGCCCGAGTTGGGCCGACCTTGGCGGGTAGTGATTCAACGTCCGATGCGCGTTGTGAATGGCCTCGGTGTAGAACGTAACATCGCAACTGTTAGCTTCCAGGGGTACGGCACCCTGCCTGCGCCCCCGCAACCTAAGACACCACAACCTCAAACTCCACGACCTACGGATGCGGAACAACCTGAAGTCCAAACTGCTCCCCCGCCGCACTCCGACGGAGACCAGCCCAGCGAAATTCAAGAAGAACACTGAGAAGATAGGCCTAGTTCGGTTTGTAGAATCGATCAATCCTAGAGCCGAGACGCCGCAAGGGTCTCCTTAACTGACTCCCCAGATTAAGGGACGGAGATCGCACTGTAATGCGGTGCGATCTCCGTCCCGACCTGTCCTGAATCCACTTTTCTATTCGGTCGCTGCGGGAGTCCAGTTTGACCGCAAGGTCGTTGAACGTTCCGAATGAGAACTGATGTTCGGTAGCTGGCGTTCAGTCGCGACTTTCCCGGCCATGCCGGGCAACCTGCGCTGCCATATGGGCAGGAAACTTACTTGAGTTGAAAAGCTAATTGCTGTCTGGTACGAGGGGGATGGCCTTTCGGCGTCAGGCTATGGCTACGCATCCAAGCAAGCCATCGCCGAAGCAGGGCTGGACTGAATCGCTCCTTTGAGCGGTGCCAGTTTTCGCGAACTTCATGGATGACTTCGTCATCGGTTGGTATCTGGCCATCGATGAGGAAGTCGTTCCAGGCAGCGAAGAGCGTGGTGATGATCTCTGCCTCTTCGGTTTTCTTGTCCGCGAACAGGTTCAGCAGGCGATCAAATTCGGCTTTCTGACTGCCGAGGACTGTGATGGCTTCTTCAGCTTTGGCCTTCAGAGCTTTCTTTGGGGAGTATTCAATCTTGCTGCGGCCATTGTTGAAAATCTTCTCGGTTACCGCGAACCAGTCGGTGCGTGTTCCCAAGCCCTCGAAGTCCTGCATCCAGGGGTCCCAAGGACCGGCAGCTTGGCGCATGGGCCGCCAGCCCAGTGGTAGCCCCAGGTGCGTCTCCGCGAGGTAGCAAGCTTTCATCAGCATCACCCTACCGAAACTCGGATTTCGTGAAAGGTGTTCAATGGCGTAACAGCCAATCGCTGCGCGCTGCGACGCGCGGTCGATAATGTCAGCGGTGGGATGCAGAAGTTCATGAATCACAGCATCGAGCAGTTGCGTCGCCTCCATCTGCGATGAGCGGAGCTGGGTATCCAGTTGATTGACCAAGATCATCAACCGGTCGACCTTGGCAACTATGTGACGTTGTTCTTCGAGTGTGGGCAAAGGCATTTCAAACGAGTTGATCTTCCCAAGGTAGAGGCACGGTTGCGCACTTTGCTTGACATTACCCCACACTAGAGACTGTCCCTCGGGGCTCCGCAGGAAGAGCTCTAGATAAGAAGGCAAAACGAGTTTTTCATTCGGACGGATTAGCGCAACACTACGAACCAAGACCATATCTGGAGGGTCCTGAACCAGGCAGATCCGTCCGGTTGTTGCTCCAACACAAACCATCAATATGTCATTATGTCGGGGTTTACATCTCCTCCAGCATCTCTCGGCTGTATCCGAAGCAACCCAATCCGTCTTGGTCAAATCGAGAAATCCGTCGCGAATGTTCTTCGCTGTCGCCAAAGGGATCCCTTCACTGACACGCTGGGGAGTGGCGTGCTCACCATCAGTGATTTGAAGGCAGATGCTGTTCAGAGTGACTCTAGGCCAGGTTGCGATTCCTGCGAGAAGTTTCGAAAGATGTCCTTGAATGCCTGCACTGAGGACAGCTTTGCGGAGATCCGTAGAGGAAACGGAATACGAGGGATGGAAGAGGAAATTGAGATTGGCTTGGGAAGGGGAATGGTAAAAACGAGCGATGGCTGCGTGGCTCAGCGCGGAATGCTGCCTCTCCCGTTCCTTCTGTTGCGCCTCTAGCCGTTCACACAGCGCCATCAACCCTTCAACCCTGGCCACAATTCGTTTCTGCTCTTCTACTGGCGGAAGTGGCAGACTAAGCATTCCGACGAGTTTCATGTTCAAGCCACGACGTTGCTCATGCCCGGTAATCTCACGAATAGCACGATAGCGGCTTCGCAGATTCCAGAACAGAAATTCAGGGAGTAGGTGATTACGTGAATAAGGAATCATCGCAACCAGAGACTGATTCAAAGCAGCTTCGATTCTCAAGAGTGCTACAGTTGCTCTGGTCTTTCCTTGACCGTTCAGAGCAATCAACACAGAATCTTCTGGGATCAGCTTGCAATTGCTATTTGCTATCCCTCGTTCGGTAATGCGCCCCTCGCACTCAAATATTTCTCCTCGATTGATGTCTCCGGAAAGCAGCCAACGCGTATTACCCCCAAAATTACGTGGCTCCGTCGTGCTTGGGGTTGCTCCGGTTTTTAGATCGCATACATCGCTGATAGCGCAACGATGCCAGGAGTTTGGTAATTCACAATCATCTCCAGCGGTTTCCCAGTCCTTAGCCGCGACCAAGGAGGTTTTTGGGGAATTCAGTTGCTTAGCTCTTGCCTCCTGAATTGCGTTGAATACTTTAGAACCATTCAATTCATTTGAATCTTGCTCAACGAGCTTAGCGCTCATTGCCAAGCGCAAAACGAGGTCCCGCATCTTTGCCACTGCATCAGGGGCGTCCGCGAACTGGTCGAATTTCTCGAAGAATATTTCCAGTTTCATGCGTCCTTCCCAACAGTGGCATTGAGCGCATGGTGCAGTTCCTGCTTTAAAGCGGCACGGGTTTCCGCGATATGCGAGAGGAGCTTTTCGTATGCGGGCAGCAGGTGATCGACATCGCCGGGGCCCACATCCAGCGTGTTCGGATTCTTGAGGTCGAGGTTGTAGTTTCCCTGCTTGATCTGGTTGATTGAGACACGCCACGCCTGTTCACCTTCGACTCGCTTCTTCCACCACTTTCGCTCCGGCTCGAACTCTTCAATGCGGATCGGCTTGCCCTTGTTGTAGCTCTTGGCCCCGGCCGGGTAAGGATGCTCGTAATACCAGGTCTCTGTGGTCGGCTGGCCCTTAGTGAAGAAGAGAAGATTGGTACGAATGCCTGTGTAGGGATTGAATACGCCGTTCGGCAAGCGAACGATGGTGTGCAGGTTGCATTCAGTGAGCAGCGCTTCCTTGATGCGTGTTTTCACGCCTTCGCCGAAGAGTGTGCCATCGGGTAGCACAAGGCCAGCGCGGCCGCCCGGCTTGAGAACCTTCATCAACAACACCAGAAACAGGTCCGCCGTTTCGCGAGTGCGGAACTCCGACGGAAAATTCGCTTCGATGCCATCCTCTTCCATGCCGCCGAAAGGAGGATTGGTGACGATGACGTCCACGCGCTCCTTGGGCGACCAATCACGGAGCGGCCGCGCCAGTGTGTTGTCATGACGGACATTCGACGGCACATCGATGCCGTGCAACAGCAAATTCGTCGTACATAACACATGAGGCAGGTGCTTCTTTTCAATACCCGAGAAACAGTCTTGAAGGAAGGCTTCATCTTCAGCGGTCTTGGCCTGCTTGCGGAGATGCTCGATGACGCAGGTCAGGAAGCCACCGGTTCCGCAGGCTGGATCTAGAACTGTCTCCCGCTTGCTGAGGCGTGGATTAACCTGTTCCACGATGAACTGGGTGACAGCACGCGGCGTATAGAACTCACCGGCGTTACCGGCAGACTGAAGATCCTTGAGCAGCTTCTCATAGATGTCACCGAACATGTGGCGATCGTCGGAGGCATTGAAGTCAAGACCATTGATCTTGTTGATCACCTGCCGCATGAGGGTGCCATTCTTCATGTAATTATTGGCATCCTCAAATGTCATGCGGATGAGGCCCGTGATCTTGTCCGTCCCTCCCGTAAGCAACTTGAGTTTGGGAAGCAGCGCGTTGTTGACAAAGTCAAGAAGCCCATCCCCTGTCATGCCTTCTTCGTCGGCGGCCCAGTTACACCAGCGCAGATGCTTCGGCAGAGGCGATTTGTAGTTGTCACGGAGGACTTCTAATTCCTTTTCGCGGTCATCAAAGATTTTAAGGAAAAACATCCATCCAAGCTGTTCAAGACGTTGCGCGTCGCCGTAGGTACCCGCGTCCTTGCGCATGATGTCCTGGATGGTCTTTACGATGTTTGAAACGTTCTGCATTGATTAGGCTGCTTCCTGATAGATCTGTGCTTCGAGTTCCTGGATTGCAGCAAGATAGAACTCCTTGCCGCCGAAGATCTGGAGAATCTCAATTGGTGTTCCGTATTTTGAGAGCGGGTCGACCTTGAGAATGTCCATTGACTCCAAGCTGTTCAGTCCGCCGTCTGCGAATTTTTCCAAGAGCGAATCTAGTACAGCGCGCACGCTCTCACCATATTTCGCGAACACGTTTCGTTTACGTACTCGGTCAACGCGCTCTCGACGGGTGAGCGGCGGCTGATCGAAGGCAACATGACAGATGAGGTCGAAGGCATCCAAATTACTGCCGATCTGATCCGCGAGCTCATCTAAAAACACGCCGCGCTTTGCAAGTTCCTCCACAATGGCGTGCTTGCGATCCGCCGCGTTCCATTTCGTGAGGAAAGCACTCAGAGACTGGTATTCCTTTTGAACTGCCTTGCGCGTGTAGTCCCTGAGCGATTCGGTAATCAGCTTGCCGTCCGCACCGAGGTACTGTACTCGTTCGGTGACTACGATGACCTCAACATCATCGACGTAGTACTTAGTAGGCCGATGACCATTTACAGCCAAGCCAGCGTCGATTGGATTGATCAGCACACCTTCGGGCTGCGCAGGATCGGCCGGTGCTGGAGGTTCCTCGGGAAGAATGGGAGGATCGTTCGGGCCAGGCTCGTAGACTTGCACGGGGTCGCCATCGAAATCTGGATCGGCAAAGAGCGCGGTCGCACGTTTGAAATCCATGATGGTGAAGTAGAGCTTGTTGTAGTCCTCATTGATTCGCGTACCACGTCCAATGATCTGCTTAAACTCGGTCATTGAGGCGATACGGCGGTCGAGCACGATCAGTTTGCAGGTCTGAGCGTCCACACCCGTGGTCATGAGGCGTGAGGTGGTTGCGATGACTGGAAACGTGGATTCAGGATCGATGAAGTTGTCTAGTTGAGCTTTGCCTTCATCGTTGTCTCCGGTGATGCGCATAACATATTTGCTATTTGCTGCTGCCCAATCCGCGTTGGCGTTCACGAGTGCTTGTCGCATCCGCTCTGCGTGGTTAACGTTCTCGCAAAAGACAATGGTCTTCGAAAAACGATCCGTCGCCTTCAAAAACTGTGTAATCTTGGCCGCGACAAGCTCCGTACGCTTTTCGAGAATGAGGTTTCGGTCAAAATCGAGATCGTTGTATTCTCGATCTTCAATCTCCAAGCCGTACTTGTCAGTTTGGCCCCGCTCAGGCCGCCAACCGTCTAGATCCTTATCGGTTCCGATTCGCACGACCTTGTAGGGCGCGAGGAAGCCATCGCTAATGCCTTGGCGAAGGGAATAGGTGTAGATCGGATCCCCAAAGTATTCGATGTTTGAGACCGTCTCTGTCTCTTTAGGAGTAGCCGTTAGGCCGATCTGAGTTGCCGTGGAAAAGTATTCCAATACCTTTCGCCAGGCTGCATCGTCTGCTGCACTCCCACGATGGCACTCATCAACCACGATGAGATCAAAAAAATCCGGTGAGAACTGCTTATAGATGTTCTGTTCATCTTCTGTTCCCGTAACGGCTTGATACAGCGACAAATAAATCTCGAACGCTTTGTCGACTGTGCGATTTGTGATCTTCGTCATCGCCTGACCGAATGGCTTGAAGTCATTCGTCTTGGTCTGATCCGCAAGAATATTGCGATCTACTAGGAAGAGGATTCGCTTTTTTGCTCCAGATTTCCAGAGTCTCCAAATGATCTGAAAGGCGGTATAGGTTTTCCCCGTGCCTGTCGCCATGACCAGGAGAATGCGATGCTGACCCAATGCGATTGCGTCTATCGTCCGGTTGATCGCGGTGAGTTGGTAGTAGCGTGGGCTCTTCCCCGAGCCATCGTCATAATAGTCTTGGGATGCTATGGCAGCTTGGGCCGGAGTGTAACCGCGTGCAGCCGCATACCGAGCCCAAAGTTCATCCGGAGTTGGGAAAGAATTTATTGAGAGTTCTCTTTCTATCACTCCACCGGTAGCCGTGCGATCGTGCTCGAGAAAGCCATCGCCATTTGAACTAAAAGCGAAGGGGACGTCTAGCGTCTCGGCATACTCAAGAGCCTGCTGCATCCCATCGCCTAAAGCATGGTTGTTGTCCTTGGCTTCAATGACGGCAATCGGAACATTGGGCTTGTAGTAAAGAAGGTAGTCCACTTTCTTGGCTTCGCCACGGCTGACAGTCTTGCCATGAACAATTACCCGCCCCTTAGTGAAATAGACTTCTTCACGAAGCTGGGTCATTAGGTTCCACTTGGCATGCTCTATAAGAGCGGGCGTGATGAACTTCGTGCGAATGTCGGCTTCAGTGAGCTCTTTCTTATTCATCCGTTAGCCTCGGCTGCGTATACCGCACACCGTCTATTGATTGGCAAAGACTCGAATCGCGGCGAAGGGCTGCAACCCGCGTGAAAGTTCGGGACAAGTTCAGTTGTTGCACCGAAGCATGATTTTATAGACATAATTCGGTTAACGTCTTTAAGACTACCTAGACAAAATGAGGCGTGGCGATGGCTAAGGACAGCATATCGGGCACGCGTGTGAACCAGGAGGCGCTCGCCACAGACAAGTGGCACATACGCCTCTGTACGCTGCGACCCGGGAGGCTGTATCTCTCGATAGGTTCGCCGTCAACACGACTCTAATGTCAGAGTCGCGAGTTACAAAGAGCTTCGTGCTGCCTAGTGCCACTTTTGTGGCATAACTTATGGTTTTTCGCGAGAGAGAGAAACAAAGCAGAGCCTGCGTGGCGGAGAGACAGGGATTCGAACCCTCACCGCAAATCCCAACGATCTACTCTCTCGAGTAGAACTTCGTCCCTGCCAGCGCAAGTGTTGGGCAGAAACTACGTTTCCTGGGGAAAGAGAAAACAAACTGAGACTGAGTGGCGGAGAGTGGGGGATTCGAACCCCCGATAGAGCTTTTGACCCTATAACGGTTTAGCAAACCGCCGCCTTCAGCCACTCGGCCAACTCTCCGCGGAGCCTTGCGCGCTCAAAACGCGCGTAAACAGCGCGGAACGGCGAGACAGGTTTGATTATAGCGTGCCTTTGTCAGAATCTGAATTTTTGCTTTTTTGCTGTGTTTTGTGGCGAAAGAGAGCAGTTTTCGGTTGCGAAAAAGGCACTTTTTGCACGTTTTTGTCTCACTTATTTGCGTTCTGCGTGCGCTTTGAGGCGCAGCAGGGTTTCGTCCCAGTGTTGGGCGATGACCTCCAGGTAATCGCGGACGCTGTCCAGCGAGTTGGGGGCGAGGCCGTAGTGCCTTTCACGGCCTTGCTCCCGGCAGCGCACCAGACCGGCGCGTTCCAGTACGTGCAGATGTTTGGTTACGGCCTGCCGCGTGACGCTGGTGGATTGGGTCAGCGATTGGATCGACTGCTCGCCCTCTTCGCCCAGCTTTGACATTAATGACAGCCGCGTAGCGTCGCCCAGTGCTGCGAAGATGGGGACGCATTGCTGGCGCAGATGTTCGGCTGCCGCTGGCTTACGCATCGGGCGATCCGGTCATGACGTAGCGCTGGATACGTGCTACCTGCTGCTCCCATCCGTTGCTGTTCATCTTGAAGGCCAACTCGCGGCGCCACTCCGGTACTTTGCCAAAGCCGCACTCCGTGACGCGCAGATGTGTTCCGCCGTTTGAAGGTGTGAAGTGGAAAGTGACGGTGGTTGGTGTTTCGCTGGAATAGTCCACATCCGGATCGAGAGCGTAGGGAAGCCAGCGATAGGCGAAGCGCGTTTCCGGCTCGATGGTTTCGACAGTCAGCTTCAGGCGGATGTGGCTGTACTTCGGGTTGGTGATCATGCCCTCCATCACTGCGCCCTCGGCGAACTGCGACTCGAGCTTCACACCAAACCACGCGCTGAATTCGTCGGCGCTGGTCACAGCCTGCCATACCCGCGAAACGGGTGCTTCAATGAAAATTTCCTTATCGATGCAGTCCTGCATATACGCAACCTCCCGGTTGCAAATAACTATTGCATCGTCAATCGCGACACGCAACCAGAAAGTTGCGTGTCGCGATTTGTCACATCCTGCTGGCATACTGGATTGCTATGAGAACGGTTCTGGTGACGGGCGCCGCCGGATTTATTGGTTCGCACCTGGTGGATGCGCTATTGGCACGCGGTGAGCGCGTGCGTGGGTTGGACAACTTTGCGACTGGGCTTGCGGAAAATCTTGCGGGCGTACGCGATCGCATTGAGTTCACGGAAGCATCGCTGACGGATCGCGATGCGTTGGCAAAAGCGGCTGACGGTGTCGATGTGATCTTTCATCTTGCCGCGCTTCCCAGCGTGCCTCGTAGCGTGAAAGATCCGCGCAGTTCGCACGTGGCGAATATTGAAGGAACGTTTGAGGTGCTTGAAGCTGCGCGTGCGGCAGGCGTGAAGCGCGTCGTGTATGCGGCGTCCAGTTCTGCGTATGGCAATCAGCCGGGATTCCCTCGTGTGGAGACGATGATTCCCATGCCCATTGCGCCCTACCCGGTGCAGAAGGTGGCGGGCGAGTTCTACATGAAGAGCTATTGGCAGGTGTATGGACTGGAGACGGTCTGCCTGCGCTACTTCAATATCTTTGGGCCGCGGCAGGTACCGAACTCAGAGTATTCCGGCGTGATGGCGAAGTTCATCCTGCAGCTGCTGCAAGGAGAACAGCCAACGATTTTTGGCGACGGCGAGCAGGGCCGCGACTTTACTTATGTAGCGAATGCAGTTCAGGCGAACCTGTTAGCAAGCGACGCCCCTGCGGAGAAGGTTGCCGGGAAGATTTTCAATGTTGCCTGTGGCGAGCGTCATACGTTGAACGAAACGTACCGCGTAATTGCTGAGCTTCTGCAATCCAAGGTGGAACCTGTCCACGGGCCTGAGCGTCGCGGCGACGTGAAAGATTCATTGGCAAGCATCGAAGCGGCTCGGCAAGCCTTTGGATTCAATCCACAGGTGAGCTTTGAAGAAGGCCTGAAGCGCACCGTCGCATGGTATTGCGAGCAGCTTCCCAAAAGCTCATAGCCCTTTGTTTCAATTTGTTGAATGCGTTGGCGGTATTTGGCGTCTGCCACGCGGAACCTGAAGCCTGCCCGGGCGTCCAATTGGGGAAAGTATCATGACGGTTTCACCCAACGCGAGGTTCGCCCGCGGAAACCGCTTGTTCCGGGGGCAGTATGGCGACAGGCAATATCGAAGATAGCGAACAGGCACTTGCAAACAGCGGGACTGCTCCAACAGTGACCACACTCACTGAGTGGCGAGCACGGGTTCAAAGCCGCGAGGCTCGCGTTGGCATCATCGGGTTGGGTTATGTGGGCTTGCCGCTCACGCTGCTGTTCTCAAGCGAAGGTTTTCGCGTCACCGGGTTCGATGTCGATGTGAAGAAGGTCGACACGCTGAACAGCGGTTCCAGCTATATCTGGCGGATTGAACCGGAACACATTGCCGCGGCACAGGCAAAAGGCTTTCGCGCGACGACCAACTTCCAGGACATTGCAGAGATGGATGCCGTGCTCATCTGCGTGCCGACGCCGCTGACGGAACATCATGCACCTGACCTGAGCTACGTGGAGACAACGGTCCATGCGATTGCGCCGTATGTGCGGCCCGGACAGTTGATTGTCTTGGAGAGCACCACGTATCCCGGTACGACGGAAGAGATCGTTGTGCGCATCCTTACCGAAGCGGGCGCAGAGCGTGGTGTCCACGTACAGATTGCTCCGCCGGAAGAGACAGAGAAGGTCGACGGCATCCTGGTGGCGTTTTCGCCGGAACGCGAAGATCCCGGCAACATGATCACGCCGCGTCGCGAGATTCCTAAGGTCGTCGGCGGTATGGACAAGACCGCGACCGAAGCTGCTTGTGCGCTGTATGGTTCGATCTTTACGAAGACGGTGCCGGTCTCTTCGCCCGCTACGGCGGAGATGACGAAGCTGCTGGAGAACATCTATCGCAGCGTGAACATTGCTTTGGTGAATGAGCTGAAGCAGCTCTGCATGAAGATGGGCGTTGACATCTGGGAAGTGGTCGACGCGGCGGCAACCAAGCCCTTCGGCTTCCAGGCGTTTTATCCCGGCCCGGGAATTGGCGGCCACTGCATTCCGGTGGATCCGTTTTACCTGACGTGGAAGGCCAAGGAGTACGGGTTCACCACGCGCTTCATTCAGCTTGCGGGTGAGGTCAATGAGGACATGCCGGTCTTCGTGATGCGGCAGGTTGCTCGTGCGTTGAATGCGCAGGGCGTCGCAACCAAGGGCGCGAAGGTGCTGGTGTTGGGCGTGGCGTACAAGGCAGATGTGG is a genomic window containing:
- a CDS encoding nucleotide sugar dehydrogenase; this translates as MATGNIEDSEQALANSGTAPTVTTLTEWRARVQSREARVGIIGLGYVGLPLTLLFSSEGFRVTGFDVDVKKVDTLNSGSSYIWRIEPEHIAAAQAKGFRATTNFQDIAEMDAVLICVPTPLTEHHAPDLSYVETTVHAIAPYVRPGQLIVLESTTYPGTTEEIVVRILTEAGAERGVHVQIAPPEETEKVDGILVAFSPEREDPGNMITPRREIPKVVGGMDKTATEAACALYGSIFTKTVPVSSPATAEMTKLLENIYRSVNIALVNELKQLCMKMGVDIWEVVDAAATKPFGFQAFYPGPGIGGHCIPVDPFYLTWKAKEYGFTTRFIQLAGEVNEDMPVFVMRQVARALNAQGVATKGAKVLVLGVAYKADVDDLRESPSLAIIEQLQGLGCDVSYNDPFFPKVGHGRKYALNMESTPLERVSEFDCVLIATDHSAYEMETIVAEAKLVVDSRNATRHIQSPKIVRC
- a CDS encoding helix-turn-helix transcriptional regulator — translated: MRKPAAAEHLRQQCVPIFAALGDATRLSLMSKLGEEGEQSIQSLTQSTSVTRQAVTKHLHVLERAGLVRCREQGRERHYGLAPNSLDSVRDYLEVIAQHWDETLLRLKAHAERK
- the hsdR gene encoding EcoAI/FtnUII family type I restriction enzme subunit R, with the protein product MNKKELTEADIRTKFITPALIEHAKWNLMTQLREEVYFTKGRVIVHGKTVSRGEAKKVDYLLYYKPNVPIAVIEAKDNNHALGDGMQQALEYAETLDVPFAFSSNGDGFLEHDRTATGGVIERELSINSFPTPDELWARYAAARGYTPAQAAIASQDYYDDGSGKSPRYYQLTAINRTIDAIALGQHRILLVMATGTGKTYTAFQIIWRLWKSGAKKRILFLVDRNILADQTKTNDFKPFGQAMTKITNRTVDKAFEIYLSLYQAVTGTEDEQNIYKQFSPDFFDLIVVDECHRGSAADDAAWRKVLEYFSTATQIGLTATPKETETVSNIEYFGDPIYTYSLRQGISDGFLAPYKVVRIGTDKDLDGWRPERGQTDKYGLEIEDREYNDLDFDRNLILEKRTELVAAKITQFLKATDRFSKTIVFCENVNHAERMRQALVNANADWAAANSKYVMRITGDNDEGKAQLDNFIDPESTFPVIATTSRLMTTGVDAQTCKLIVLDRRIASMTEFKQIIGRGTRINEDYNKLYFTIMDFKRATALFADPDFDGDPVQVYEPGPNDPPILPEEPPAPADPAQPEGVLINPIDAGLAVNGHRPTKYYVDDVEVIVVTERVQYLGADGKLITESLRDYTRKAVQKEYQSLSAFLTKWNAADRKHAIVEELAKRGVFLDELADQIGSNLDAFDLICHVAFDQPPLTRRERVDRVRKRNVFAKYGESVRAVLDSLLEKFADGGLNSLESMDILKVDPLSKYGTPIEILQIFGGKEFYLAAIQELEAQIYQEAA
- a CDS encoding class I SAM-dependent DNA methyltransferase, encoding MQNVSNIVKTIQDIMRKDAGTYGDAQRLEQLGWMFFLKIFDDREKELEVLRDNYKSPLPKHLRWCNWAADEEGMTGDGLLDFVNNALLPKLKLLTGGTDKITGLIRMTFEDANNYMKNGTLMRQVINKINGLDFNASDDRHMFGDIYEKLLKDLQSAGNAGEFYTPRAVTQFIVEQVNPRLSKRETVLDPACGTGGFLTCVIEHLRKQAKTAEDEAFLQDCFSGIEKKHLPHVLCTTNLLLHGIDVPSNVRHDNTLARPLRDWSPKERVDVIVTNPPFGGMEEDGIEANFPSEFRTRETADLFLVLLMKVLKPGGRAGLVLPDGTLFGEGVKTRIKEALLTECNLHTIVRLPNGVFNPYTGIRTNLLFFTKGQPTTETWYYEHPYPAGAKSYNKGKPIRIEEFEPERKWWKKRVEGEQAWRVSINQIKQGNYNLDLKNPNTLDVGPGDVDHLLPAYEKLLSHIAETRAALKQELHHALNATVGKDA
- a CDS encoding restriction endonuclease subunit S; this translates as MKLEIFFEKFDQFADAPDAVAKMRDLVLRLAMSAKLVEQDSNELNGSKVFNAIQEARAKQLNSPKTSLVAAKDWETAGDDCELPNSWHRCAISDVCDLKTGATPSTTEPRNFGGNTRWLLSGDINRGEIFECEGRITERGIANSNCKLIPEDSVLIALNGQGKTRATVALLRIEAALNQSLVAMIPYSRNHLLPEFLFWNLRSRYRAIREITGHEQRRGLNMKLVGMLSLPLPPVEEQKRIVARVEGLMALCERLEAQQKERERQHSALSHAAIARFYHSPSQANLNFLFHPSYSVSSTDLRKAVLSAGIQGHLSKLLAGIATWPRVTLNSICLQITDGEHATPQRVSEGIPLATAKNIRDGFLDLTKTDWVASDTAERCWRRCKPRHNDILMVCVGATTGRICLVQDPPDMVLVRSVALIRPNEKLVLPSYLELFLRSPEGQSLVWGNVKQSAQPCLYLGKINSFEMPLPTLEEQRHIVAKVDRLMILVNQLDTQLRSSQMEATQLLDAVIHELLHPTADIIDRASQRAAIGCYAIEHLSRNPSFGRVMLMKACYLAETHLGLPLGWRPMRQAAGPWDPWMQDFEGLGTRTDWFAVTEKIFNNGRSKIEYSPKKALKAKAEEAITVLGSQKAEFDRLLNLFADKKTEEAEIITTLFAAWNDFLIDGQIPTDDEVIHEVRENWHRSKERFSPALLRRWLAWMRSHSLTPKGHPPRTRQQLAFQLK
- a CDS encoding helix-turn-helix domain-containing protein gives rise to the protein MSTGKNRLLVDLGMRIRERRVAKNWTQTDMAVYLGLNRGHISDIETGKREAGIITLQIIARGLDTTMSKLLEDL
- a CDS encoding SRPBCC family protein, producing MQDCIDKEIFIEAPVSRVWQAVTSADEFSAWFGVKLESQFAEGAVMEGMITNPKYSHIRLKLTVETIEPETRFAYRWLPYALDPDVDYSSETPTTVTFHFTPSNGGTHLRVTECGFGKVPEWRRELAFKMNSNGWEQQVARIQRYVMTGSPDA
- a CDS encoding SDR family oxidoreductase gives rise to the protein MRTVLVTGAAGFIGSHLVDALLARGERVRGLDNFATGLAENLAGVRDRIEFTEASLTDRDALAKAADGVDVIFHLAALPSVPRSVKDPRSSHVANIEGTFEVLEAARAAGVKRVVYAASSSAYGNQPGFPRVETMIPMPIAPYPVQKVAGEFYMKSYWQVYGLETVCLRYFNIFGPRQVPNSEYSGVMAKFILQLLQGEQPTIFGDGEQGRDFTYVANAVQANLLASDAPAEKVAGKIFNVACGERHTLNETYRVIAELLQSKVEPVHGPERRGDVKDSLASIEAARQAFGFNPQVSFEEGLKRTVAWYCEQLPKSS